In Dromaius novaehollandiae isolate bDroNov1 chromosome 4, bDroNov1.hap1, whole genome shotgun sequence, a single genomic region encodes these proteins:
- the SPEF1 gene encoding sperm flagellar protein 1 isoform X2, whose amino-acid sequence MAPGAARPGLLLPLLLLRRDGTGRDGTGRPGPMAAAAAAAGEEGLQALYRWVDAIPLSRPKRNIARDFSDAVLAAEVVKFFFPRLVQMHSYVPASSTQQKLSNWDHLNRKVLSKLDFCVPDDMIRQIVQCRPGLVEQLLLLLRQKIEEKQKQSKEPGTRAALEQISYLETGCSSKAKGHVGGGCAQASPGADRLNKSHHGYAQTCPGDTAVRLQLAEREQALLLAQETIQILQMKVRRLEQLVHLKNIRIDDLSQRLQQAECQPK is encoded by the exons atggcgccgggggccgcgcggcccgggctgctgctgccgttgctgctgctgcggcgggacgggacggggcgggacgggacggggcggccgggccccatggcggcggcggcggcggcggcgggcgaggaggGGCTGCAGGCGCTGTACCGCTGGGTGGACGCCATCCCCCTGTCCCGGCCCAAGCGCAACATCGCCCGCGACTTCAGCGACGCGG TGCTGGCCGCCGAGGTGGTGAAGTTCTTCTTCCCGCGGCTGGTGCAGATGCACAGCTACGTGCCCGCCAGCTCCACGCAGCAGAAGCTCTCCAACTGGGACCACCTCAACAG GAAGGTCCTGAGTAAGCTGGACTTCTGCGTCCCGGACGACATGATCCGCCAGATCGTGCAGTGCCGGCCCGGCCtggtggagcagctgctgctcctgctgcggcAGAAGATAgaggagaagcagaagcagagcaaG GAGCCGGGCACGCGGGCAGCGCTGGAACAGATCAGCTACCTGGAGACAG GCTGCTCCTCGAAGGCGAAGGGCCACGTGGGAGGGGGCTGTGCCCAGGCGTCCCCGGGGGCTGACAG GCTGAACAAGAGCCACCACGGCTATGCCCAGACGTGCCCGGGGGACACCGCCGTCCGCCTGCAGCTGGCGGAGAGGGAGCAGGCCCTGCTCCTGGCCCAGGAGACCATCCAG ATCCTGCAGATGAAGGTGCGGAGGCTGGAGCAGCTGGTGCATCTCAAGAACATCCGGATAGATGACCTCAGCCAGCGCCTGCAGCAGGCCGAGTGCCAGCCGAAATGA
- the SPEF1 gene encoding sperm flagellar protein 1 isoform X1, translating into MAPGAARPGLLLPLLLLRRDGTGRDGTGRPGPMAAAAAAAGEEGLQALYRWVDAIPLSRPKRNIARDFSDAVLAAEVVKFFFPRLVQMHSYVPASSTQQKLSNWDHLNRKVLSKLDFCVPDDMIRQIVQCRPGLVEQLLLLLRQKIEEKQKQSKVASGPGQEPGTRAALEQISYLETGCSSKAKGHVGGGCAQASPGADRLNKSHHGYAQTCPGDTAVRLQLAEREQALLLAQETIQILQMKVRRLEQLVHLKNIRIDDLSQRLQQAECQPK; encoded by the exons atggcgccgggggccgcgcggcccgggctgctgctgccgttgctgctgctgcggcgggacgggacggggcgggacgggacggggcggccgggccccatggcggcggcggcggcggcggcgggcgaggaggGGCTGCAGGCGCTGTACCGCTGGGTGGACGCCATCCCCCTGTCCCGGCCCAAGCGCAACATCGCCCGCGACTTCAGCGACGCGG TGCTGGCCGCCGAGGTGGTGAAGTTCTTCTTCCCGCGGCTGGTGCAGATGCACAGCTACGTGCCCGCCAGCTCCACGCAGCAGAAGCTCTCCAACTGGGACCACCTCAACAG GAAGGTCCTGAGTAAGCTGGACTTCTGCGTCCCGGACGACATGATCCGCCAGATCGTGCAGTGCCGGCCCGGCCtggtggagcagctgctgctcctgctgcggcAGAAGATAgaggagaagcagaagcagagcaaGGTGGCGTCCGGCCCGGGCCAG GAGCCGGGCACGCGGGCAGCGCTGGAACAGATCAGCTACCTGGAGACAG GCTGCTCCTCGAAGGCGAAGGGCCACGTGGGAGGGGGCTGTGCCCAGGCGTCCCCGGGGGCTGACAG GCTGAACAAGAGCCACCACGGCTATGCCCAGACGTGCCCGGGGGACACCGCCGTCCGCCTGCAGCTGGCGGAGAGGGAGCAGGCCCTGCTCCTGGCCCAGGAGACCATCCAG ATCCTGCAGATGAAGGTGCGGAGGCTGGAGCAGCTGGTGCATCTCAAGAACATCCGGATAGATGACCTCAGCCAGCGCCTGCAGCAGGCCGAGTGCCAGCCGAAATGA